The Peromyscus maniculatus bairdii isolate BWxNUB_F1_BW_parent chromosome 6, HU_Pman_BW_mat_3.1, whole genome shotgun sequence genome has a segment encoding these proteins:
- the LOC102902959 gene encoding spermidine synthase, producing MIANLPLCSHPNPRKVLIIGGGDGGVLREVVKHPSVESVVQCEIDEDVIEVSKKFLPGMAFGYSSSKLTLHVGDGFEFMKQNQDTFDVIITDSSDPMGPAESLFKESYYQLMKTALKEDGILCCQGECQWLHLDLIKEMRHFCKSLFPVVGYAYCTIPTYPSGQIGFMLCSKNPSTNFREPVQQLTQAQVEQMQLKYYNSDMHRAGFVLPEFTRKALNDIS from the coding sequence ATGATAGCCAACCTGCCGCTCTGCAGCCACCCCAACCCGCGGAAGGTGCTGATCATCGGGGGTGGAGATGGGGGCGTCCTACGGGAAGTGGTGAAGCACCCCTCTGTGGAGTCGGTGGTCCAGTGCGAGATCGATGAGGATGTCATTGAAGTCTCTAAGAAGTTCCTGCCTGGCATGGCCTTCGGCTACTCCAGCTCAAAGCTAACCCTCCATGTGGGCGATGGCTTTGAGTTCATGAAACAGAACCAAGATACCTTCGACGTCATCATCACCGACTCCTCAGACCCCATGGGTCCTGCTGAGAGTCTCTTCAAGGAGTCCTACTACCAGCTCATGAAGACCGCACTCAAGGAAGATGGCATCCTTTGCTGCCAGGGTGAGTGTCAGTGGCTGCATCTGGACCTCATCAAGGAGATGAGGCACTTCTGCAAATCTCTCTTCCCGGTGGTGGGCTATGCCTACTGCACCATTCCCACATATCCAAGTGGCCAGATCGGCTTCATGCTGTGTAGCAAAAACCCGAGCACCAACTTCCGGGAGCCAGTGCAGCAGCTGACACAGGCCCAGGTGGAGCAGATGCAGCTGAAATACTATAACTCCGACATGCACCGGGCGGGCTTTGTGCTGCCCGAGTTCACCCGCAAGGCCCTGAATGACATAAGCTGA